From one Phycodurus eques isolate BA_2022a chromosome 6, UOR_Pequ_1.1, whole genome shotgun sequence genomic stretch:
- the LOC133404273 gene encoding E3 SUMO-protein ligase CBX4-like, giving the protein MRRSVLVLFHLKEIRCRTSKETREFKKKKKKKQETLHLNVKMELPAAGEHVFAVESIEKKRSRKGRIEYLVKWRGWSPKYNTWEPEENILDPRLLDAFEDRERQEQLMGYRKRGPKPKHLLVQVPSFARRSSILAGLHESSLQEDSCHNTSSVPMLRPQSQQYQLNSKRHHQYQPMSRDGETEPHANGKKFYYQLNTKKHHHYQPDLQVCESVFAKPREVNAPEQPIKGYNLPPVLQQKWFRDKTSGVLTKVKDITMELKKLPADLNGHKELENAKPKDHASAQQHNCVSGSKLKIVQNKNKNGRIVIVMSKYMENGMEAAKVTNGESQSVETFSQGADNTERHLEKMKLVKHLGLVNGFAEKPKAVSKFTGDCTKENEQSAQTKLAVTEQDKCVEVRGQCLLSKDQPLQLTTKPNLLSLPVDTTVPAFSDRKTTQDEFQGLKRHLSDTDSKEHGSNKRFLSSRHTVSSPNQSISTHQNGLQGPFALQYCDYADRDQEEPIDLSIVKSRPQVATSAASQPELLTQDGTQTDMQVKEQTESQPQAGTQKIANVDTLDSSLVGDQEKGKVEMFPSFQPFLGNIVITDITTNCLTVTFKEYVTV; this is encoded by the exons ATGCGCAGGAGTGTTCTTGTCCTTTTTCATTTGAAGGAGATACGGTGTCGGACGtcgaaagaaaccagggaatttaaaaaaaaaaaaaaaaaaaaacaggagacgCTACACTTGAATGTGAAAATGGAGCTTCCCGCCGCGGGAGAGCACGTCTTTGCGGTGGAGAGCATCGAGAAGAAGCGGAGCCGGAAG GGAAGGATTGAGTATCTGGTCAAGTGGCGTGGATGGTCCCCAAA GTACAATACATGGGAACCAGAGGAGAACATTCTGGACCCAAGGCTGCTTGATGCTTTTGAAGACag GGAACGTCAAGAGCAGCTGATGGGCTATCGCAAGAGAGGACCGAAGCCCAAGCACCTTCTGGTTCAG GTCCCTTCTTTTGCCCGGAGATCCAGTATACTTGCTGGCCTTCATGAGTCATCCCTGCAAGAAGACAGCTGTCACAACACCAGTTCAGTTCCAATGCTGCGTCCCCAGAGCCAGCAGTACCAGCTGAACAGCAAGAGGCACCATCAGTACCAGCCCATGAGCCGAGACGGTGAGACGGAGCCGCACGCCAATGGCAAGAAGTTCTACTATCAGCTCAACACCAAGAAGCACCACCACTACCAGCCAGACCTGCAGGTGTGCGAGTCTGTGTTTGCAAAACCCAGAGAGGTCAACGCTCCGGAGCAGCCTATTAAGGGGTACAATCTCCCCCCTGTGCTGCAGCAAAAATGGTTCCGGGACAAGACTTCAGGCGTCTTGACTAAAGTAAAGGACATCACCATGGAGCTGAAAAAGCTCCCTGCAGACCTCAATGGTCACAAAGAACTAGAGAATGCAAAGCCTAAAGACCATGCATCAGCACAGCAGCATAATTGTGTCAGTGGCAGTAAACTaaaaattgtgcaaaacaaaaacaagaatggACGGATTGTTATTGTCATGAGCAAATACATGGAAAATGGAATGGAGGCGGCAAAAGTCACAAATGGTGAATCCCAGTCTGTCGAGACATTTTCGCAAGGAGCAGACAATACAGAAAGGCACCTCGAGAAGATGAAGCTGGTCAAACATCTTGGCCTCGTTAATGGATTTGCAGAGAAACCCAAAGCCGTCTCCAAATTCACGGGAGATTGTACCAAAGAAAATGAACAGTCCGCCCAAACTAAGCTCGCTGTGACGGAACAGGATAAATGTGTTGAGGTCAGGGGTCAGTGTCTGCTTTCAAAGGATCAGCCTTTACAATTGACAACCAAGCCTAATCTGCTCTCTTTGCCTGTGGACACTACGGTTCCCGCGttcagtgacagaaaaacaacccAAGATGAATTTCAAGGATTAAAGCGACACCTTTCTGACACTGACAGCAAGGAGCATGGGAGTAACAAGAGGTTTTTAAGCTCCCGCCACACAGTCTCCTCACCCAACCAAAGCATTAGCACTCACCAAAATGGCCTCCAGGGTCCCTTTGCATTGCAGTACTGCGACTATGCTGATCGCGATCAAGAGGAGCCTATTGACTTGAGCATTGTTAAGTCCAGGCCTCAAGTTGCCACTTCCGCAGCGAGCCAGCCGGAGCTACTCACACAGGATGGAACACAGACCGACATGCAAGTGAAAGAGCAAACTGAAAGTCAGCCGCAGGCTGGAACACAAAAGATTGCAAATGTGGACACGCTTGATTCGTCGCTTGTTGGTGACCAGGAAAAAGGGAAAGTGGAGATGTTTCCCTCTTTCCAGCCGTTCCTTGGGAATATCGTCATCACAGACATAACTAcaaactgcctcacagttaccTTCAAGGAGTATGTTACAGTGTAA
- the cbx8b gene encoding chromobox protein homolog 8b isoform X2, which yields MELSAVGERVFAAESIIKRRIRKGRLEYLVKWKGWSPKYSTWEPEENILDSRLFAAFEQRERERELFGPKKRGPKPKTFLLKAQVKDSAKSYEFRNEAMRGMHMSYPTAEPVATPRAREGLRAVVPTIFPPSTVNRGESVFVGPPDLTYERQADGLVHLPKKRGPKPKLRFQDDVCAGSEAGKRRADELVSRSPQKLLKLQSSGDVRLVKASHHRQPENHSHGHTHHRHHHRRHHHHHHHSHNRPMTAEGSYKQLYAGSDAHRTQNSSGPSKQQSRPTQLLPTEKPYFLDKPSPTRLDVDSDEVTWRPSLCSVEKVLVTDVTANFLTVTIKESSTSKGFFKDKR from the exons ATGGAGCTGTCGGCCGTCGGGGAGAGGGTGTTCGCCGCCGAGTCGATCATCAAACGCAGGATAAGGAAG GGTCGACTCGAGTACCTTGTGAAATGGAAGGGCTGGTCTCCTAA atACAGCACATGGGAACCGGAGGAAAATATTCTGGACTCCCGTCTGTTCGCCGCTTTCGAGCAGAG GGAGCGTGAAAGGGAGCTCTTCGGGCCCAAAAAGAGAGGACCGAAACCCAAGACGTTTCTCCTCAAG GCCCAAGTTAAAGATAGCGCCAAGTCTTATGAGTTTAGGAACGAGGCAATGCGAGGGATGCACATGAGCTACCCCACAGCAGAGCCAGTTGCCACTCCGAGGGCCAGAGAAGGCCTGAGAGCCGTTGTCCCCACAATTTTCCCACCCAGCACTGTTAACCGAGGAGAGAGCGTATTTGTCGGCCCGCCGGATCTGACCTATGAACGACAAGCCGACGGCCTCGTGCATTTACCCAAAAAGAGAGGGCCGAAGCCCAAGCTCCGTTTCCAGGACGACGTCTGTGCGGGCTCAGAGGCCGGCAAGAGGAGAGCAGACGAGCTCGTGAGCCGCAGCCCTCAAAAACTGCTGAAGCTACAGAGCAGCGGAGACGTGAGACTAGTCAAAGCGTCCCATCACAGGCAACCCGAAAACCACAGTCACGGCCATACACACCACCGGCACCACCACCGCcgccaccatcaccaccaccatcattcACACAACCGGCCAATGACAGCTGAGGGCTCCTACAAGCAGCTTTACGCAGGCAGTGACGCGCACAGGACTCAGAACAGCTCAGGCCCCTCCAAGCAGCAGAGTCGCCCCACCCAGCTGCTGCCCACGGAAAAGCCTTACTTCTTAGACAAGCCCTCCCCGACCCGACTCGACGTCGACTCGGACGAGGTGACGTGGCGGCCGTCCCTGTGCAGCGTGGAGAAGGTCCTGGTGACGGACGTGACCGCCAACTTCCTGACCGTCACCATCAAGGAGAGCAGCActtcaaaaggcttcttcaaagACAAGAGATGA
- the cbx8b gene encoding chromobox protein homolog 8b isoform X1 gives MELSAVGERVFAAESIIKRRIRKGRLEYLVKWKGWSPKYSTWEPEENILDSRLFAAFEQSVPLLCVGNRERERELFGPKKRGPKPKTFLLKAQVKDSAKSYEFRNEAMRGMHMSYPTAEPVATPRAREGLRAVVPTIFPPSTVNRGESVFVGPPDLTYERQADGLVHLPKKRGPKPKLRFQDDVCAGSEAGKRRADELVSRSPQKLLKLQSSGDVRLVKASHHRQPENHSHGHTHHRHHHRRHHHHHHHSHNRPMTAEGSYKQLYAGSDAHRTQNSSGPSKQQSRPTQLLPTEKPYFLDKPSPTRLDVDSDEVTWRPSLCSVEKVLVTDVTANFLTVTIKESSTSKGFFKDKR, from the exons ATGGAGCTGTCGGCCGTCGGGGAGAGGGTGTTCGCCGCCGAGTCGATCATCAAACGCAGGATAAGGAAG GGTCGACTCGAGTACCTTGTGAAATGGAAGGGCTGGTCTCCTAA atACAGCACATGGGAACCGGAGGAAAATATTCTGGACTCCCGTCTGTTCGCCGCTTTCGAGCAGAG CGTCCCGCTGTTGTGTGTTGGGAACAGGGAGCGTGAAAGGGAGCTCTTCGGGCCCAAAAAGAGAGGACCGAAACCCAAGACGTTTCTCCTCAAG GCCCAAGTTAAAGATAGCGCCAAGTCTTATGAGTTTAGGAACGAGGCAATGCGAGGGATGCACATGAGCTACCCCACAGCAGAGCCAGTTGCCACTCCGAGGGCCAGAGAAGGCCTGAGAGCCGTTGTCCCCACAATTTTCCCACCCAGCACTGTTAACCGAGGAGAGAGCGTATTTGTCGGCCCGCCGGATCTGACCTATGAACGACAAGCCGACGGCCTCGTGCATTTACCCAAAAAGAGAGGGCCGAAGCCCAAGCTCCGTTTCCAGGACGACGTCTGTGCGGGCTCAGAGGCCGGCAAGAGGAGAGCAGACGAGCTCGTGAGCCGCAGCCCTCAAAAACTGCTGAAGCTACAGAGCAGCGGAGACGTGAGACTAGTCAAAGCGTCCCATCACAGGCAACCCGAAAACCACAGTCACGGCCATACACACCACCGGCACCACCACCGCcgccaccatcaccaccaccatcattcACACAACCGGCCAATGACAGCTGAGGGCTCCTACAAGCAGCTTTACGCAGGCAGTGACGCGCACAGGACTCAGAACAGCTCAGGCCCCTCCAAGCAGCAGAGTCGCCCCACCCAGCTGCTGCCCACGGAAAAGCCTTACTTCTTAGACAAGCCCTCCCCGACCCGACTCGACGTCGACTCGGACGAGGTGACGTGGCGGCCGTCCCTGTGCAGCGTGGAGAAGGTCCTGGTGACGGACGTGACCGCCAACTTCCTGACCGTCACCATCAAGGAGAGCAGCActtcaaaaggcttcttcaaagACAAGAGATGA